The window AAGCAGCGCCACAGCGCGCACAAAGTCAGCAATCAGCGCCTCAACGCTCACAGAGACAACAGTCTACTAGGCAACAACAGCGCACCAGTAGACCTGCAGCACAGAAGAGTGCTCCTAGTAGAAGATCAGAATCTTCAAGTAGATCCAGATCCTCTTCAAGTCGATCATCAGGTAGATCCAATGATCGTGGTCGCGGATAAGTAGAATTTTTGAATAAGCCAGGGAACGTCTTTCTTTTTAAGGAAGGCGTTTTCTTTTGCGTAAAAATGAATGTACAGCTTCATTAATCTCCTTAGATAATTTCAGTCGGTATACAATCAAACTAAATGCTGCTGTTATCAGAGAACTTTTTAAACCTATGTTGACCAAAACGTTCCAATGGAAATCCCAAGGATAAAATACAACCGTAAGGACTCCCATGACCAGTAAACTAATTCCTGTCTGCGAAGTCCAAGGATGGATCTTAAGTTTAAGCTGGACGTAGTACGCTTTCGCGAAAGCGTAAACCACATAAGATATACAAGTAGCCACTGCAGCACCTAACAAACCATAAGCTGGGATCAACCACATGTTCAAACCCCAAGCTACTAGTGCAAGTCCCAAGCCTAACCAAAGCGTGAATTGATAAAGATTAGTATTGTAGAGAATCGCATTATTACTACCCAACAGATTCTCTGTGAATTTAACCAAGCATATTAGAAACACCACAGGAATCGCCACCGCAAATTCCGCTGGAAGCAGCTGATAAAACTCGTTAACATTACATACGATTAGTACAAGTAAAAGTCCCGAGACGATAGTAAGATTCAGGGAGCTGCGTTTGTATAAATTTTCTACTTTATCCAGGTGACCCGCATTAAAATAACCCGCTGTTAAAGGGTGCATGATTTGAGCCATTCCTCTAGCTGGTATGGCAATAACTGTCGCGATAAATCCAGCAACCCCATAGTAGCTTATGTTTGCTATGTCCATATACTGGTTGAGCATGTTTTTATCTAAGTCAATCAGGGCGGTTCCTACACTACCCGCAACAACCATAAGTGTAGAATACCATAGCAACTCACGACCAGCTTCCAATTTATAAAAAACAAATTTAGGAGCATAAGTGCGCCATGCCAGAATGCCCATCAACAGCATGCGCAAAAAATAAATCAAAATCAGGCTTTGGATAAATTGTACCTGACTTATTATATCAAATACAACAAGTAACAATGCCACAGTTGCGGCAGCTCTATAAAATACCTCCTTTAAAAAGTTGCCTTCGATGGTTTTCAAATACACCTTTGTCCACGCATAAAATATTTCAAAATAAGCTTGAAAGACAGCAATCAAAAGAATGGGCCACAGATAGTCCCCTACCATAGGATTGGTAGTTGTAATAAGCATTTTCAAATCCTCATAAAACCAATAGACTAGACCAAAAATAGGTATCGCTCCTACTAACGGCCAAAACAGCATCTGGGTTAGAAAATTATTCCGTTGACGATCCGTTTCAAAAGTGCTGTAATATTTGACGATGGTGTTGTGAAGTCCAAATGACATTAATGGAAAAAGCAAAAACGAAGTACTTAGAATATAATTCCACAGTCCATAGTAATCATCACTCAAATACGCGGTTGCCAGTACTAAAACGTTGACCGCTCCTAGCACAAAGCCTATGCCTGTAATCACTAGATTCCAACTGCTATGCTTTATGACTATTCCCATCAGCTATTTAGAAGATCAACTAATTGTTGAGTCAATTGCTTTCTATGATACTTTGAGATATCACTAGAATTACCCTCTAACTTTTCTTTTTTATAGGATTGATAAAACTGCCTGATTTGTTGCTTTAGGTTTGCGCCATCATAGGTAAAATAATGTCCTGCATCGGTTTCTTTAAGTATTTGCTCTATGTCAGAATCTTCAGGGCCGATGCCGATAATAGGCCGACGACTCGCGAGGTATTCAAATAGTTTTCCTGGTATGATCGCCTTAGTCATCAAACTGTTTATTTCAATAAGTAATAACACCTGGCTTTCAAACATCAATTGAACTGCGTGATCATGATCCACATAACCCAGTAATTTCAAGTGCGAACCTAATCCAGCTACTTTAATAGAGGAAATAACTGTTTTACTCACGTTTCCGGCTAATTGCAATTCAAAATCTTGACTGAACTCTGGATCCTCTGTTACTAATTCGCTTAGCGTTTTCCACAACATCAATGGATCGCGATCTGCCAGCAAGGTCCCTATGTGGCTCAAGGTAAACTTGCCGTCAGGAGCCTTACTGCTATTAGTTTTCATATCATAACCATTAGTAATAACTGTAATGGACTTCTTTGTTTTATTAGAGAATTCTGCTTTAGTAGAAGGGCTTGTTACTATAATTTGATCAGCGGTTTGCAACACTTGTGTTTCTAGTTGCAAATGTTTTTTTGCAGCGGCTTTGGTCAGTTTCAAATCCTTGTGGTAACCTATAGTGGTCCATGGATCACGGAAATCTGCTAGCCATTTGATGTGGGACAAGGATGGGTGATTTTTAAGCCACAATCCAGTCAAGTGCACAGAATGTGGTGGTCCCGTAGTGATGAGGGTATCCGCTTTCGCGAAAGCGGAATCATTCTCAAGTCGTTGCATCACCTTGTCAGCCCATGCCTTACGTGCATCTGGGATAAACATATTCCCACGTATCCAAAGCAATATCTTTTCTAAAGCACCAGGAGACTTCTCTATGAAACCACGTTGCAGCTTTTTAGTTTTAGTTCCAAAAAGTTTCTTGAGCGCACGACTAGGCTCCTGGATGTGTACTTTAATCATGGTGATATCCTCTGGAATTTCTCCCATTAGAGAATCGTCAATACTGGGATAATCTGGATTCTCAGGAATCACTACATGAATGTCAAAATCATCTTTAGACAGGTACTTTACAAATTTCAACCATCGTTGTACTCCTGGCCCACCAGCGGGAGGCCAATAATAAGTGACAATAAAGATGTTTTTTTTCAATTATCGATTTTTACGATACCAAAACACAGCAGATCCTAAGATCAGCAACCCTAGTAGTATATTACTTGCCAGCATTACCGCGTTACCTGTGGCAACTACTTCAGGTTCAAAAGTAAAAACAATCTCGTGCTCTCCTGGAGACACGTTCAAACCTCTTAATGCATAGTTGACTTTAGCAATGGGAACCTCGTTACCATCAATGGTGGCTTTCCATCCATATGGATAATAAGCCTCAGAAAAAACGGTAAGCCCAGGTTGAGAACTAGTTGAGGTATATACTAGTTTCTCTGGTGAGAAACTCTCTAAAGTTATCGCGGCAGTACTGTCCTGAGCAATTTCACCTAGACCTATATAGTCTTTCTGATCTTGTTGAATGATCGCTAAATTTTTACCATCTAGCTTTTTTAATGCTAAGATTTCTTGGTCAGCGTTTGGTACTGTTTCTACCTTATTAACAAACCAAGCTGGACCTAAGTTTTCAGGATTCTCAGTGACTTGAACCTGCATCTCATCAGCCGTCAAGATATACTTCACGTTGAACATGTTAAGAATCTCGTGATTCTGCTCATTTATTCCCGGAATGAATGCGCCATTGTCCTCTCTCAGATAGAAGTCTGCGAGATCTTCAATGCGTTTAGGTTTTGCCCCATGGTACCCGCCTAATGATCTATGAAAGTAAGGACCGCGACCAGAGTTGAATGGATCTACTAGCAAATCATACACTCTATAGAAACCTTCATCCTCGCTAATAACTCGGTCAGCTGA of the Nonlabens marinus S1-08 genome contains:
- a CDS encoding polysaccharide biosynthesis C-terminal domain-containing protein, translated to MGIVIKHSSWNLVITGIGFVLGAVNVLVLATAYLSDDYYGLWNYILSTSFLLFPLMSFGLHNTIVKYYSTFETDRQRNNFLTQMLFWPLVGAIPIFGLVYWFYEDLKMLITTTNPMVGDYLWPILLIAVFQAYFEIFYAWTKVYLKTIEGNFLKEVFYRAAATVALLLVVFDIISQVQFIQSLILIYFLRMLLMGILAWRTYAPKFVFYKLEAGRELLWYSTLMVVAGSVGTALIDLDKNMLNQYMDIANISYYGVAGFIATVIAIPARGMAQIMHPLTAGYFNAGHLDKVENLYKRSSLNLTIVSGLLLVLIVCNVNEFYQLLPAEFAVAIPVVFLICLVKFTENLLGSNNAILYNTNLYQFTLWLGLGLALVAWGLNMWLIPAYGLLGAAVATCISYVVYAFAKAYYVQLKLKIHPWTSQTGISLLVMGVLTVVFYPWDFHWNVLVNIGLKSSLITAAFSLIVYRLKLSKEINEAVHSFLRKRKRLP
- a CDS encoding glycosyltransferase family protein gives rise to the protein MKKNIFIVTYYWPPAGGPGVQRWLKFVKYLSKDDFDIHVVIPENPDYPSIDDSLMGEIPEDITMIKVHIQEPSRALKKLFGTKTKKLQRGFIEKSPGALEKILLWIRGNMFIPDARKAWADKVMQRLENDSAFAKADTLITTGPPHSVHLTGLWLKNHPSLSHIKWLADFRDPWTTIGYHKDLKLTKAAAKKHLQLETQVLQTADQIIVTSPSTKAEFSNKTKKSITVITNGYDMKTNSSKAPDGKFTLSHIGTLLADRDPLMLWKTLSELVTEDPEFSQDFELQLAGNVSKTVISSIKVAGLGSHLKLLGYVDHDHAVQLMFESQVLLLIEINSLMTKAIIPGKLFEYLASRRPIIGIGPEDSDIEQILKETDAGHYFTYDGANLKQQIRQFYQSYKKEKLEGNSSDISKYHRKQLTQQLVDLLNS